One genomic segment of Stigmatopora argus isolate UIUO_Sarg chromosome 3, RoL_Sarg_1.0, whole genome shotgun sequence includes these proteins:
- the LOC144070807 gene encoding leptin-like, with protein MVYVTLAVLVFISQAWGADTLPHLPPNPVKMKHDIMWRSNQLLTKLVDKKYPNNVTVVGPPDQLDGLSSLIWLLEGYGDLIPSSETQVKADISSLKGFLGLWRKRHCGADGRVKSTPAPGSALQLLQSYRSFVPIINIQAHLRVKNILAHLKDNAANLDKC; from the exons ATGGTCTACGTCACCCTGGCCGTCCTGGTCTTCATCTCCCAAGCGTGGGGCGCAGACACCCTGCCCCACCTGCCGCCCAACCCGGTCAAGATGAAGCACGACATCATGTGGCGCTCCAACCAGTTGCTGACCAAGCTCGTCGACAAGAAG TATCCCAACAACGTGACGGTGGTGGGTCCGCCCGACCAGCTGGACGGGCTCTCCTCGCTGATCTGGCTCCTGGAAGGCTACGGCGACCTGATCCCTTCCAGCGAGACGCAGGTGAAGGCCGATATCTCGTCGCTGAAGGGCTTCCTGGGTCTGTGGAGGAAGCGCCACTGTGGGGCGGACGGCCGGGTGAAGAGCACCCCGGCCCCCGGGAGCGCCCTGCAGCTGCTGCAGAGCTACCGCAGCTTCGTCCCCATCATCAACATCCAGGCCCATCTGAGAGTCAAGAACATCCTCGCTCACCTGAAGGACAACGCGGCCAACCTGGACAAATGCTGA